In one Mycobacterium sp. NBC_00419 genomic region, the following are encoded:
- a CDS encoding SDR family NAD(P)-dependent oxidoreductase: MTGASRGIGAAIARRFAAEGATVAVAARSLDEPAQGDVGGTLAQTVAQIEAAGGRAAAYRVDLTSPESRAEMHERVVAELGPVDVLVNNAATSLFAPFTTISEKRLGLIMTINFVAPFDLCQRVIPAMQERGGGTILNLTSLSGDIPTTPPPDPIYHLQGTAYGPSKAALNRLSEGLASEYYADSIVVNALAPRKAVLTEGVKATIARDAVAAEGVLEPVEAMAEAALALCTSHRDGLNGGVYKSLPLLEKLGRAVRTLDGRKLLEVGAPCQD, encoded by the coding sequence GTGACCGGTGCGAGCCGGGGGATCGGGGCCGCCATCGCCAGGAGGTTCGCCGCCGAGGGCGCCACCGTCGCCGTCGCCGCGCGCAGTCTGGACGAGCCCGCGCAGGGCGATGTGGGGGGCACACTTGCGCAGACGGTCGCTCAGATCGAGGCGGCCGGCGGACGCGCGGCGGCCTATCGGGTGGACCTCACCTCCCCGGAGTCGCGGGCCGAGATGCACGAACGTGTCGTTGCCGAGCTGGGGCCCGTCGACGTCCTGGTCAACAACGCGGCCACGTCGCTGTTCGCCCCGTTCACCACCATCTCCGAGAAACGGCTGGGGCTGATCATGACGATCAACTTCGTCGCCCCATTCGACCTCTGTCAGAGGGTGATTCCGGCGATGCAGGAGCGGGGCGGGGGCACCATCCTGAACCTCACCTCGCTGTCCGGGGATATCCCGACGACACCCCCGCCCGATCCGATCTATCACCTGCAGGGCACTGCCTACGGACCCTCGAAGGCGGCACTGAATCGCCTCAGCGAGGGGCTTGCGTCGGAGTATTACGCGGACTCGATCGTGGTCAATGCGCTGGCGCCGCGCAAGGCTGTGCTCACCGAAGGGGTCAAGGCGACGATCGCGCGCGACGCCGTAGCCGCGGAAGGCGTGCTCGAACCGGTTGAGGCGATGGCCGAGGCCGCACTGGCGCTGTGCACCAGTCACCGCGACGGCCTCAACGGTGGTGTGTACAAATCGCTGCCGCTTCTGGAGAAGCTCGGCCGTGCGGTCCGCACACTTGACGGCCGGAAACTGCTGGAGGTCGGAGCCCCCTGTCAGGATTGA
- a CDS encoding nuclear transport factor 2 family protein — MSETFTRAEIKGFWAEWLEANREAERAGDWGGMADLYLEDATYGWMFTPDEHFMAIGRDEIRKWALGTEMSGLDGWHYDYMATVMDEENAMIVGFWRQMSGVPDEDGKEYEIRGIGGSWFGVARDKTDGKIRIEWQRDWFDLGSTAHTFIAVAKSGKAPKPFLDRIGIPMMDMPGRYNYADLPSTLWPPPVAAGRYITQKPLER; from the coding sequence ATGAGCGAGACGTTCACCCGGGCCGAGATCAAGGGTTTCTGGGCGGAGTGGCTGGAGGCCAACCGGGAAGCCGAGCGGGCCGGTGACTGGGGCGGCATGGCTGACCTCTACCTCGAAGACGCCACCTACGGCTGGATGTTCACCCCCGACGAACACTTCATGGCCATCGGTCGTGACGAGATCCGAAAATGGGCGCTCGGGACCGAGATGTCGGGCCTGGACGGCTGGCATTACGACTACATGGCGACCGTGATGGACGAGGAGAACGCCATGATCGTCGGCTTCTGGCGGCAGATGTCCGGTGTCCCCGACGAGGACGGCAAGGAGTACGAGATCCGCGGCATCGGCGGCAGTTGGTTCGGCGTGGCCCGCGACAAGACGGACGGCAAGATCCGCATCGAGTGGCAGCGCGACTGGTTCGATCTCGGGTCGACCGCCCATACCTTCATCGCGGTCGCCAAGTCCGGCAAGGCACCCAAGCCGTTCCTGGACCGGATCGGTATCCCCATGATGGACATGCCGGGCCGCTACAACTACGCGGATCTGCCGTCGACGCTGTGGCCGCCACCGGTCGCCGCGGGCCGCTACATCACCCAGAAGCCACTGGAGAGGTAG
- a CDS encoding response regulator transcription factor, whose amino-acid sequence MAAPALPDSKPEARVLVVDDETNIVELLSVSLKFQGFEVHTASSGPAALDRAREVRPDAVILDVMMPGMDGFGVLRRLRADGIDAPALFLTARDSLQDKIAGLTLGGDDYVTKPFSLEEVVARLRVILRRAGKGVEEPRNSRLVFADIELDEDTHEVWKAGEPVSLSPTEFTLLRYFVINAGTVLSKPKILDHVWRYDFGGDVNVVESYVSYLRRKIDTGDKRLLHTLRGVGYVLREPR is encoded by the coding sequence ATGGCCGCTCCCGCATTACCTGACAGCAAGCCCGAGGCACGAGTCCTCGTAGTCGACGACGAGACGAACATCGTCGAACTGCTCTCGGTGAGCCTGAAGTTCCAGGGCTTCGAGGTCCACACCGCCTCCAGCGGGCCCGCCGCGCTGGACCGCGCGCGAGAGGTCCGCCCCGACGCGGTGATCCTCGACGTGATGATGCCCGGCATGGACGGCTTCGGTGTGCTGCGGCGACTGCGGGCCGACGGCATCGACGCACCGGCGCTGTTTCTCACTGCACGCGACAGCCTGCAGGACAAGATCGCCGGGCTCACCCTCGGCGGCGACGATTACGTCACCAAGCCCTTCAGCCTCGAAGAGGTCGTCGCCCGGTTGCGGGTCATCCTGCGCCGGGCAGGCAAGGGTGTGGAGGAGCCGCGAAACTCCCGGCTGGTGTTCGCCGACATCGAACTCGACGAGGACACCCACGAGGTGTGGAAGGCCGGCGAACCCGTCTCGCTGTCGCCGACCGAGTTCACCTTGCTGCGCTACTTCGTCATCAACGCCGGCACCGTGTTGAGCAAGCCGAAGATTCTCGACCACGTCTGGCGCTACGACTTCGGTGGCGACGTCAACGTCGTCGAGTCTTACGTGTCCTACCTGCGCCGCAAGATCGACACCGGCGACAAGCGGCTGCTGCACACGCTGCGTGGCGTGGGATACGTCCTGCGGGAGCCGCGATAA
- a CDS encoding sensor histidine kinase produces MPSAYRRALPLRVSLVAAMLLLVGLGLLASGVAVTSTLRHDLIDRADQTLIDASRGWAQAPRRNMPPPDEGPNPARPPSNFYVRGVDADGNVWMAVNDRDAEPALPDDNNVGPVPVTIGSLDGSAVQWRAVSVRGPSGELTTVAIDLSDVQSTVRSLAWSQVAIGTAVLVILGVVGYWVVHRSLRPLVEVERTAAAIAAGELDRRVPERDPRTEVGRLSLALNGMLAQIQSAMASSAASADHARMSEERMRRFITDASHELRTPLTTIRGFAELYRQGAAKDVEMLMSRIESESRRMGLLVDDLLLLARLDAQRPLERRRVDLLALASDAVHDAQSIAPKRTITMEVFDGPGIPEVLGDEARLRQVLGNLMANALQHTPESARITVRVGTADDDAVLEVADEGPGMTQEDAQRVFERFYRTDSSRARASGGTGLGLSIVDSLVYAHGGRVTVTTAPGQGCCFRVSLPRIADVPAPIG; encoded by the coding sequence ATGCCGTCCGCCTATCGCCGAGCGCTGCCACTGAGGGTCAGCCTGGTCGCGGCGATGCTGCTGTTGGTCGGCCTCGGATTGTTGGCCTCCGGCGTCGCGGTCACCTCCACGTTGCGTCACGACCTCATCGACCGCGCCGACCAGACGCTGATCGACGCCTCCCGCGGCTGGGCACAGGCCCCGCGGCGCAACATGCCGCCCCCCGACGAAGGCCCCAACCCGGCTCGCCCGCCGTCGAACTTCTACGTCCGCGGCGTCGACGCCGACGGCAACGTGTGGATGGCCGTCAACGACCGTGACGCCGAACCCGCACTGCCCGACGACAACAACGTCGGGCCCGTTCCGGTGACCATCGGCTCGCTGGACGGCTCGGCAGTGCAGTGGCGCGCGGTGTCCGTTCGCGGGCCCAGCGGCGAGCTGACCACCGTCGCGATCGACCTGTCCGACGTGCAGTCCACCGTCCGTTCGCTGGCCTGGTCACAGGTCGCCATCGGCACGGCTGTGCTGGTGATTCTCGGCGTGGTGGGCTACTGGGTGGTGCACCGCAGCCTGCGTCCGCTGGTGGAGGTCGAGCGTACTGCCGCGGCGATCGCCGCCGGAGAGCTGGATCGCCGTGTGCCAGAACGGGATCCGCGAACCGAAGTTGGCCGGCTGTCGTTGGCGCTCAACGGCATGCTGGCTCAGATCCAGAGCGCGATGGCGTCCTCGGCGGCCTCGGCCGACCACGCACGCATGTCCGAGGAACGGATGCGGCGGTTCATCACCGACGCCAGTCACGAGTTGCGCACACCGCTGACCACGATCCGTGGCTTTGCCGAGCTGTACCGCCAGGGCGCGGCCAAGGACGTCGAGATGCTGATGTCGCGGATCGAAAGTGAATCCCGCCGGATGGGTCTGCTCGTCGACGATCTGTTGCTGCTGGCACGCCTGGATGCCCAGCGGCCGCTGGAACGCCGCCGCGTCGATCTGCTGGCACTGGCCAGCGACGCCGTGCACGACGCGCAGTCCATCGCCCCAAAGCGCACCATCACGATGGAGGTCTTCGACGGCCCCGGCATACCGGAGGTGCTCGGCGACGAGGCCCGGCTGCGCCAGGTTCTGGGCAACCTGATGGCCAACGCCCTGCAGCACACTCCCGAGTCGGCGCGGATCACCGTGCGGGTCGGTACCGCCGACGACGATGCGGTGCTCGAGGTCGCCGACGAGGGCCCCGGTATGACGCAGGAGGACGCTCAGCGGGTCTTCGAGCGGTTCTACCGCACCGACTCATCGCGCGCCCGGGCCAGCGGTGGCACCGGGCTGGGCCTGTCGATCGTCGACTCGCTGGTGTACGCCCACGGCGGCCGGGTCACCGTGACCACCGCCCCCGGCCAGGGTTGTTGCTTCCGGGTGAGTCTGCCGCGTATCGCCGACGTACCCGCACCGATCGGGTGA